A stretch of Microbulbifer sp. SAOS-129_SWC DNA encodes these proteins:
- a CDS encoding matrixin family metalloprotease — protein sequence MKKIRLSLSIALAMSAGMAQAAGPLYLTEGDNPQPLRWDMSNGPIPVYTDGGAAFTLDHDGETPFLTIEQANGITAHAFKSWSDVPTSTFAATIQGTIEEKIGIADVTGANAGEIYGKENGYGFWVLYDTDGSILENYFGVPKQSVLGIAFPEFSDGNGHIIEATAVMNGWNVYETDTEGKQIGGVFTHEFGHAINLSHSQVNGSLAYMSYTYAPKYPGVPGCGVEPIHRYDYPAAYGANNADPAIIETMFPFISHNGQGGIEQSTVDITDDMAAISDIYPTSDYASSTGTITGVLRLKDGTTEYSGVNVIARNVNNPLFDAVSNMTGAATQGQVGPDGRYTIHNLKPGEEYVVYIEPIYAGGYPATPQRLVSQQEYWNAAESSDPLTDDVCDATPILAEAGVTKEADFYFNGFDKGVQVTPLVSAFVTDLAKNGKIGAGMAGGKTAFLWDATKGFKVLPPDFTPTGNGALSRNGKKMLVDKDFTGNGIQEPAIWSETHVTPLGDLNGNSCGGSSVSGVSAASGWAMDDSAKTAVGLAYKDVDGDGVCQGSFKGEIVPFIWDAKGGMRELDTSSLDVSKTQFVRAQGISGNGRVVLGNNSFRRAVAWVDEGPLLDLTTAYGAREVNAASVDGSKVAVSSDEGVLLWNPYKGLGQDAVTNIGSLRWCKDMPFIFFGMNYCDVLGEDGVNDALGPIPMSVFDMSDDGSVLVGRAGSFRYGLAGGLWIEGVGWMTLADFLHRQGVVEMESLPLDNPIAVNASGSEMVGGLAGISYSWYIDMNQVYVCNGGVSEQVGFPGGLRDAVAAGAEVGRCDFIQQ from the coding sequence ATGAAAAAGATCAGACTCTCCCTCAGTATTGCCCTCGCCATGTCTGCCGGTATGGCACAGGCGGCAGGCCCCCTGTACCTGACCGAAGGCGATAATCCGCAGCCGCTGCGTTGGGATATGAGCAATGGCCCGATTCCGGTCTATACCGATGGCGGTGCCGCGTTTACGCTCGATCACGATGGGGAAACCCCGTTCCTCACCATCGAACAAGCCAACGGTATTACCGCGCACGCGTTTAAATCCTGGAGCGACGTTCCGACTTCCACGTTTGCCGCCACCATTCAGGGCACCATCGAAGAGAAGATCGGCATCGCGGATGTAACTGGTGCCAATGCCGGGGAAATTTACGGCAAGGAAAACGGTTACGGATTCTGGGTACTCTACGATACCGACGGCTCGATTCTTGAGAACTACTTCGGTGTGCCGAAGCAGTCTGTACTGGGTATTGCCTTCCCGGAGTTCAGCGACGGCAATGGCCATATCATCGAGGCCACCGCGGTGATGAATGGCTGGAACGTTTATGAAACCGATACCGAGGGCAAGCAGATCGGCGGTGTGTTTACCCACGAGTTCGGTCATGCGATCAACCTGTCGCACTCGCAGGTCAATGGCTCCCTGGCGTATATGAGCTACACCTACGCGCCCAAATATCCGGGTGTCCCCGGCTGTGGCGTCGAGCCGATTCACCGCTATGACTACCCGGCAGCTTACGGCGCCAACAATGCCGATCCGGCGATTATCGAAACCATGTTTCCGTTTATCAGCCACAACGGTCAGGGCGGTATCGAGCAGAGCACTGTGGATATCACCGACGATATGGCGGCGATTTCCGATATCTACCCCACCAGCGATTACGCCTCCTCCACCGGCACTATCACCGGTGTCCTGCGCCTGAAGGATGGCACCACCGAGTACAGCGGTGTCAATGTGATCGCGCGCAACGTCAACAACCCGCTGTTCGATGCGGTTTCCAATATGACTGGCGCCGCCACCCAGGGGCAGGTCGGGCCGGATGGTCGTTACACCATCCATAACCTGAAGCCCGGCGAAGAGTACGTTGTGTATATCGAGCCGATTTATGCCGGCGGTTATCCGGCCACGCCACAGAGACTGGTTTCGCAGCAGGAGTACTGGAATGCCGCGGAAAGCAGCGATCCACTGACTGACGATGTCTGCGACGCGACACCGATTCTCGCCGAGGCCGGTGTGACCAAAGAGGCGGATTTCTACTTCAACGGCTTCGACAAAGGGGTCCAGGTTACGCCGCTGGTGTCCGCGTTTGTGACGGATTTGGCCAAGAACGGCAAGATTGGCGCGGGTATGGCCGGAGGGAAAACCGCTTTCCTGTGGGATGCCACCAAGGGCTTTAAAGTCCTGCCTCCGGACTTTACTCCGACGGGTAACGGTGCCCTGAGCCGCAATGGCAAGAAAATGCTGGTCGATAAAGACTTCACCGGCAATGGCATTCAGGAGCCCGCGATCTGGAGCGAAACCCATGTCACGCCGCTGGGCGACCTGAACGGCAACTCCTGCGGCGGCAGTTCCGTGAGCGGTGTTTCCGCGGCCAGTGGCTGGGCCATGGACGATTCGGCTAAAACCGCCGTGGGCCTGGCTTACAAGGACGTCGATGGCGACGGTGTCTGCCAGGGTTCTTTCAAAGGAGAAATCGTGCCGTTTATCTGGGATGCCAAGGGTGGCATGCGTGAGCTGGATACTTCCTCCCTGGATGTCAGCAAGACGCAGTTCGTCCGCGCTCAGGGTATTTCCGGCAATGGCCGCGTAGTGCTCGGCAACAACTCATTCCGCAGAGCTGTGGCCTGGGTGGATGAGGGGCCGCTGCTCGACCTTACCACCGCCTATGGTGCCCGGGAGGTCAACGCAGCGAGCGTTGACGGTAGCAAGGTCGCGGTGAGTTCGGACGAGGGTGTCCTGCTGTGGAATCCCTACAAGGGTCTGGGCCAGGATGCGGTGACCAATATCGGTTCCCTGCGCTGGTGTAAGGATATGCCCTTTATCTTCTTCGGCATGAACTACTGCGATGTACTGGGCGAAGACGGTGTCAACGACGCGCTGGGTCCGATTCCGATGAGCGTGTTCGATATGAGTGACGATGGCAGTGTGCTCGTTGGCCGCGCTGGCAGCTTCCGCTATGGCCTGGCCGGCGGACTCTGGATCGAGGGCGTGGGCTGGATGACGCTCGCGGACTTCCTGCACCGTCAGGGCGTGGTGGAGATGGAATCCCTGCCGCTGGATAACCCGATTGCCGTCAATGCCTCAGGCAGTGAAATGGTCGGTGGGCTCGCGGGTATCTCCTACTCCTGGTACATCGATATGAATCAGGTCTACGTCTGTAACGGCGGCGTTTCAGAGCAGGTCGGCTTCCCCGGCGGTCTGCGCGATGCGGTTGCCGCCGGTGCCGAAGTGGGTCGCTGCGACTTCATACAACAATAA
- a CDS encoding selenium-binding protein SBP56-related protein translates to MALWKPDPSFYPSAKMAMQAPPERHAYVAALHPQGSGKPDAICVVDLDPQSATYCQVVNKLELPYEGDELHHFGWNACSSALCPYAPHPHLERRYLIVPGLRSSRIYIIDTKPDPLQPQIVRTLEPEEVIGKSGYSRPHTVHCGPDAIYISAMGSANGDDGPGGIFMLDHFSFNVVGPWELQRGDQELAYDFWWHLAEDVLISSEWAKPPQFENGLVPEELLANKYGHRIHFWDLRKRKLEQSVDIGAHHQMLLELRPAHDPTKSYGFAGVVISTEDLSASIWAWRRENGQWLMEKIITIPPVPAEEDDLPPALKPFKAVPPLVTDIDLSLDDRFLYVSCWGTGELHQYDVSDPLNPKLTGKVAIGGIVGKKGHPKNAGPLLGAPQMVEISRDGRRVYFTNSLYSTWDDQFYPEGMGGWMVKVDVEEDGGMSLDPDFFIDFGEIRVHQVRLEGGDASTDSFCFSS, encoded by the coding sequence ATGGCCTTGTGGAAACCGGATCCGTCCTTCTACCCTTCGGCAAAAATGGCGATGCAGGCACCGCCCGAGCGCCACGCCTACGTGGCGGCACTCCACCCGCAAGGCAGCGGCAAACCGGACGCCATCTGCGTGGTGGACCTCGATCCCCAATCTGCAACCTATTGCCAGGTGGTCAATAAACTCGAGCTTCCCTATGAGGGGGACGAGCTGCATCACTTCGGCTGGAATGCCTGTAGCTCGGCGCTGTGTCCCTATGCGCCGCACCCGCACCTGGAAAGACGCTACCTGATCGTGCCGGGGCTGCGCAGTTCGCGCATTTACATCATCGATACCAAGCCCGATCCGCTGCAGCCCCAGATTGTCCGCACGCTCGAACCGGAAGAGGTGATCGGCAAGTCGGGCTACAGCCGCCCGCATACGGTGCATTGTGGTCCCGATGCGATTTACATTTCGGCGATGGGCTCCGCCAACGGCGACGACGGTCCGGGCGGCATTTTTATGCTGGACCATTTCAGTTTCAATGTGGTTGGCCCATGGGAGCTGCAGCGCGGTGACCAGGAACTGGCCTACGATTTCTGGTGGCACCTGGCGGAAGATGTGTTGATCAGCAGCGAGTGGGCCAAGCCGCCACAGTTTGAAAACGGCCTGGTGCCGGAGGAGCTGTTGGCAAACAAGTATGGCCACCGCATACATTTCTGGGACCTGCGCAAACGCAAACTGGAGCAGAGTGTCGATATCGGCGCGCACCACCAGATGTTACTGGAACTCAGGCCCGCCCATGATCCGACCAAGAGCTATGGCTTTGCCGGTGTCGTGATCAGCACCGAGGACCTTTCCGCCTCCATCTGGGCCTGGCGCAGGGAAAACGGCCAGTGGCTGATGGAAAAAATCATCACCATTCCGCCAGTGCCGGCGGAAGAGGACGATTTACCTCCGGCGCTGAAGCCTTTCAAGGCAGTGCCGCCGCTGGTGACGGATATCGACCTGTCCCTCGATGACCGCTTCCTGTACGTGTCCTGCTGGGGAACCGGCGAGCTGCACCAGTACGATGTGTCGGATCCGCTCAATCCGAAGCTGACCGGCAAGGTAGCGATCGGCGGTATCGTGGGAAAAAAAGGTCACCCAAAAAATGCGGGACCGCTGCTCGGCGCACCACAGATGGTGGAAATCAGCCGCGATGGCCGGCGCGTCTATTTCACCAATTCGCTTTACAGCACCTGGGACGACCAGTTCTACCCGGAGGGGATGGGCGGCTGGATGGTGAAGGTCGATGTGGAAGAGGATGGCGGCATGAGTCTTGATCCCGACTTTTTTATCGACTTCGGCGAGATCCGCGTACACCAGGTGAGGCTCGAAGGTGGCGACGCTTCCACCGATTCTTTCTGCTTCTCTTCCTGA
- a CDS encoding response regulator transcription factor, whose protein sequence is MNSEQHTGEKRILLVDDHGLMRAGMRALLDDMPGIRVVSECGNGLEALDIARHELPDIVLLDISLPGLNGLEVARQLRQAYPQIHVLMLSMHEGPEYVARALHSGAAGYLLKDSAFDELATALASVFSGRTYLCSALDPEIIARFADSAQRNESVLEILTPRQRQILQLIAEGHGPREIAAELNVSVKTVEAHRAQLMERLGIHHVPGLVRFAIRVGLISSEL, encoded by the coding sequence ATGAATAGCGAACAACACACCGGAGAAAAGCGCATCCTGCTGGTCGACGACCACGGATTGATGCGCGCGGGGATGCGGGCACTGCTGGACGACATGCCGGGCATCAGGGTGGTCAGCGAATGCGGCAACGGCCTGGAGGCGCTGGACATTGCCCGGCATGAATTGCCGGACATCGTTCTGCTGGATATCTCCCTGCCGGGGCTCAATGGGCTGGAAGTAGCCAGGCAACTGCGCCAGGCATATCCACAGATACATGTGCTGATGCTTTCCATGCACGAGGGGCCGGAATATGTCGCCCGCGCACTGCACTCCGGCGCCGCCGGTTACCTGCTGAAGGATTCCGCTTTCGATGAGCTGGCCACGGCGCTGGCCTCGGTATTTTCCGGTCGCACTTACCTCTGTTCCGCGCTGGACCCGGAAATCATCGCACGCTTTGCCGACAGTGCGCAGCGCAACGAATCCGTACTGGAGATCCTGACGCCACGCCAGCGGCAAATTCTGCAGTTAATTGCCGAGGGCCACGGTCCGCGGGAAATTGCCGCGGAACTGAACGTCAGTGTCAAAACCGTGGAAGCGCACCGTGCCCAGTTGATGGAGAGATTGGGGATTCACCATGTGCCGGGGCTGGTGCGTTTCGCGATTCGCGTGGGGCTGATTTCCTCTGAACTTTGA
- a CDS encoding DNA polymerase II, with the protein MPQGFLLSRHSFDQRGSTCIHYWLATPEGPAKLVIEGERPVFMVRVADRTQVTEALAGVPHEWQQLGFQTFGRKDAAMLYFPTIDSHRRAQTLLRNRDIEVLEGDFRLHDRYLMERFARGGLYFEGQARARDGYTEYRQARLKGAEVQPDFNVVSLDVECSGQGELYSIGLYGHGVEEVLMVGLAEDQPQSADTTIHWVDDERALLKALEASFQRLDPDIIIGWSVVDFDFRLLLKRAAHHGLRLKLGRGGAEARWRDGREGNQGFVTLPGRVVLDGIDGLKSATYNFESFSLEFVAQTLLGRGKDTEDVDNRLAVIEHDFRHNKPKLAAYNLEDCRLVWDIFQHTRLLDYLRLRAQLTGLELDRSGGSVAAFTNLYLPRLHRSRYVAPNLPADGGLASPGGYVMDSRPGLYDNVLVLDFKSLYPSIIRTFKIDPMGLIEGLADENAIPGFRGARFSRDKHFLPDIITSLWAQRDIAKREQDAARSQAIKIIMNSFYGVLGSGGCRFYDTRLASSITLRGHEIMQQTARWIEELGHQVIYGDTDSTFVWLSGRPSPEQADVIGVGLASEINGRWQHKLQEELALECELELEFETHYQRFLMPTIRGSEAGSKKRYAGLVIKGGEEKLVFKGLETVRSDWTALAKQFQTRLYAMVFRGEDPSDYIRETVEKTRAGDMDEQLVYRKRLRRKLEQYVKNVPPHVRAARLADDMRRQQGLAPRYQKKGWIRYMITLNGPEPIDHHQSPIDYQHYIDRQLKPVADAILPFIELDFDSLVDGQLGLFGVAD; encoded by the coding sequence TTGCCACAAGGATTTCTCCTCAGCCGTCACAGCTTTGACCAGCGCGGCAGCACCTGCATTCACTACTGGCTGGCCACCCCCGAGGGCCCGGCCAAGCTGGTTATTGAAGGAGAGCGCCCCGTGTTTATGGTAAGGGTGGCAGACCGGACCCAGGTGACCGAGGCCCTGGCCGGCGTGCCGCACGAGTGGCAGCAGCTGGGCTTTCAGACCTTTGGCCGCAAAGACGCGGCCATGCTGTATTTTCCCACCATCGATAGCCACCGCCGCGCGCAGACCCTTTTGCGAAATCGCGACATCGAGGTGCTGGAAGGGGATTTCCGCCTGCACGACCGCTACCTGATGGAGCGCTTTGCCCGCGGTGGCCTCTACTTTGAAGGGCAGGCCCGGGCCAGAGACGGCTATACGGAATATCGGCAGGCTCGCCTCAAGGGCGCCGAGGTACAGCCGGATTTCAACGTGGTGTCCCTGGACGTGGAGTGCTCCGGCCAGGGCGAGCTGTATTCCATCGGCCTCTACGGCCACGGTGTGGAAGAGGTGCTAATGGTGGGGTTGGCGGAGGACCAGCCACAGAGCGCTGATACCACCATCCATTGGGTGGATGACGAGCGCGCCCTGCTCAAAGCACTGGAGGCCAGCTTCCAGCGCCTGGACCCGGACATCATCATCGGCTGGTCGGTGGTGGACTTCGACTTTCGGCTGCTGCTGAAAAGGGCCGCGCACCATGGCCTGCGCCTGAAGCTCGGTCGCGGTGGCGCCGAGGCGCGCTGGCGGGATGGCCGCGAAGGCAACCAGGGCTTTGTGACGCTGCCGGGGCGGGTGGTTCTCGATGGCATCGACGGACTGAAGAGCGCCACCTACAACTTCGAAAGCTTCAGCCTGGAGTTCGTGGCCCAGACCCTGCTGGGCCGGGGCAAAGACACCGAAGACGTGGACAACCGCCTGGCGGTGATCGAACACGACTTTCGCCATAACAAACCCAAGCTGGCCGCCTACAACCTGGAAGACTGTCGTCTGGTCTGGGACATTTTCCAGCACACCCGATTGCTGGATTATCTGCGCCTGCGCGCCCAGCTCACCGGCCTGGAGCTCGACCGCAGCGGCGGCTCGGTGGCGGCGTTTACCAATCTCTACCTGCCCAGACTGCACCGCAGCCGCTATGTGGCGCCCAATCTGCCGGCCGACGGTGGCCTGGCCAGTCCCGGCGGCTATGTGATGGACTCCCGCCCGGGCCTGTATGACAACGTGCTGGTGCTGGACTTCAAGAGCCTGTACCCCAGCATTATCCGCACCTTCAAAATTGACCCTATGGGTTTGATTGAGGGCCTGGCAGACGAGAACGCCATCCCCGGTTTTCGCGGTGCGCGCTTCTCCCGTGACAAGCATTTCCTGCCGGACATCATTACCAGCCTCTGGGCGCAGCGGGACATCGCCAAGCGGGAGCAGGATGCCGCCCGTTCCCAGGCGATCAAGATCATCATGAACTCCTTCTACGGCGTGCTGGGTTCCGGCGGCTGCCGTTTTTACGACACGCGCCTGGCCAGCTCCATTACCCTGCGCGGACACGAGATCATGCAGCAGACCGCGCGCTGGATAGAAGAGCTGGGCCACCAGGTCATCTACGGCGACACCGACTCCACGTTTGTGTGGCTGAGCGGCCGGCCAAGTCCCGAACAGGCGGATGTCATTGGCGTGGGCCTGGCCAGCGAGATCAATGGACGCTGGCAGCACAAACTCCAGGAAGAGTTGGCGTTGGAATGTGAATTGGAGCTGGAATTCGAAACCCATTACCAGCGCTTTTTGATGCCCACCATTCGCGGCTCGGAGGCCGGCTCCAAGAAACGCTATGCGGGCCTGGTGATAAAAGGGGGCGAGGAAAAGCTGGTATTCAAGGGCCTCGAAACAGTGCGCAGCGACTGGACTGCCCTGGCCAAGCAGTTCCAGACCCGACTCTACGCCATGGTGTTTCGGGGTGAAGATCCGTCCGACTATATCCGTGAGACGGTGGAGAAAACTCGGGCCGGGGACATGGACGAGCAGCTGGTGTACCGCAAGCGGCTCAGGCGCAAGCTGGAACAATACGTAAAAAACGTGCCACCCCATGTGCGCGCGGCGCGGCTGGCGGATGATATGCGTCGCCAGCAGGGGCTGGCACCCCGCTACCAGAAAAAGGGCTGGATTCGTTACATGATTACCCTCAATGGCCCGGAGCCCATTGATCACCACCAGTCGCCGATTGATTACCAGCACTATATCGACAGGCAGCTCAAGCCAGTGGCCGATGCCATATTGCCCTTTATAGAACTGGATTTTGACAGCCTGGTGGATGGCCAGCTGGGCCTGTTCGGAGTGGCTGACTGA
- a CDS encoding two-component regulator propeller domain-containing protein, with translation MVWKRQAAVPASVLVLVLALFPLRLQAQPVQFHPLGVAHGLEVKVATSVIVDHNGFLWVASREGLYRYDGYAVKSFLPSSDEHDRALPDADLRALFEDRDGYIWVATNTAGLSRYDPRSGNFRHFRHSATDPHTLSHDSIYGMAQDGDGMLWAGSQIGLNRVNPADGTVQRFRHDPADPRSLAQDYVYDVLADGGERIWVATLGGGVDLWQKGRRGFAHFDLARLTAGADALNSVFALARHGAHSLYAGTRQGLVHVDTASGRASLVPITSGAEAQPTITAMAWGPRGRLWMTTMGRGVLVLDPASGDIESANPQPLGAEGQLPTLPQLSVHISGDSIFVGTWGSGVYLARLQQQRYTLVAPGDQSGQLRNSNVTAILAPATAGPGWVGTFGGGLQPLAPGGARAGKLSGSEDALWTDGILAVTRRSDRSLLAGSNHGLWTLNADGSERQLIDADSGVGLGPGYVTSVLEDRSGTLWVGVGGSGLYHLPAGKDRFESFAHDPQRPDSLSGNYISTLTALDDGRLLVGTRSSGLNLCRTNPWHCRRFGRAEGLGQHNVTALHRGARGAIWVGTDGGGLHQLAADGDRLQLVQRWTQRDGLLSDSIMGIVEDDDGSLWLSTRQGLSRLQPRSGAVVNHVAESGLPVTHFNSRTATRDRQFLYFGGLGGLVRIPAGTPMSPRAPSPVRLVDLSRAARGDAISTRSAAALQSVRSNWGEMLSFTFAALDFAQGRHEYQYRLAADEAWRPLGSRRELTLLELSPGHHQLSVRGRDVFGRWGQSPPLALEVVPPWWMTNWFRSGAVLLLLLLGGALHHYRLRGLRRRNAQLEELRRQKEAALQQAEESREDLADAHAGLRHLTARLHSAREDQRQQIARELHDELGQTLTAAKINLQRVARAANDTGEQGRLRESVTMLDSMIRQVRNISLSLRPPLLDDAGLVEALKVFLRSLGDRAAVDIDFHADSDFDDVTRDIRTVAFRLVQEAVNNVLRHAGASQITVTLRRLDNALQLLIEDDGCGFEPADVWQRVKRGEHLGLLGMQERVHGFGGTLALDASPGSGSRITAVIPL, from the coding sequence ATGGTCTGGAAGCGGCAGGCAGCGGTGCCGGCATCTGTGTTGGTACTGGTGCTGGCATTGTTCCCATTGCGGTTGCAGGCGCAGCCGGTGCAGTTTCACCCGCTGGGCGTTGCGCACGGCCTGGAGGTGAAGGTTGCCACCTCGGTGATTGTCGATCACAACGGCTTTCTGTGGGTGGCCTCGCGAGAAGGGCTTTACCGCTACGATGGCTACGCGGTGAAATCCTTCCTGCCCAGCAGCGACGAACACGACCGCGCACTGCCAGATGCGGACCTGCGCGCGCTGTTCGAAGACCGCGACGGCTATATCTGGGTGGCCACCAACACCGCCGGGCTCAGCCGCTACGATCCGCGCAGCGGCAATTTCCGCCATTTCCGCCACAGCGCCACCGATCCCCACACCCTCAGTCACGACAGCATCTACGGCATGGCCCAGGACGGCGACGGGATGCTCTGGGCCGGCAGCCAGATCGGCCTCAATCGCGTCAACCCCGCCGATGGCACCGTGCAGCGGTTCCGCCACGACCCCGCCGATCCCCGCTCGCTCGCGCAGGATTATGTCTATGACGTGCTGGCCGACGGCGGCGAGCGCATCTGGGTTGCGACCCTCGGTGGCGGTGTGGATCTGTGGCAGAAGGGGCGTCGGGGCTTCGCCCATTTCGACCTGGCCAGGCTGACGGCTGGCGCCGATGCGCTTAACAGCGTTTTTGCGCTGGCCAGGCACGGCGCCCACAGTCTGTATGCGGGCACCCGGCAGGGGCTGGTCCATGTGGATACCGCCAGCGGCCGCGCCAGCCTGGTTCCCATTACGTCCGGTGCCGAAGCCCAGCCGACCATCACCGCCATGGCCTGGGGACCGCGCGGACGCCTGTGGATGACGACGATGGGGCGGGGGGTGCTGGTTTTGGATCCTGCCTCTGGCGACATTGAGTCGGCCAATCCGCAACCGCTGGGCGCGGAAGGTCAGCTGCCGACGCTGCCGCAATTGTCCGTGCATATCAGTGGCGACAGTATCTTTGTCGGTACCTGGGGCAGCGGCGTCTACCTGGCGCGGCTGCAGCAGCAGCGGTATACGCTCGTGGCCCCCGGTGACCAGTCCGGTCAATTGCGCAACAGTAATGTGACGGCGATTCTGGCGCCGGCCACAGCCGGCCCCGGCTGGGTCGGAACCTTTGGCGGCGGTTTGCAGCCACTCGCCCCCGGTGGTGCGCGCGCGGGGAAATTGTCCGGCAGTGAGGACGCGCTGTGGACCGACGGGATACTGGCAGTGACGCGGCGCAGCGACCGCAGCCTGCTGGCGGGCTCCAACCACGGCCTGTGGACGCTCAATGCGGACGGTAGCGAACGCCAGCTGATCGATGCGGATTCCGGTGTGGGGCTGGGGCCGGGTTATGTCACCAGCGTGCTGGAAGACCGCTCCGGTACCCTGTGGGTCGGAGTCGGTGGCAGCGGTTTATATCATCTGCCCGCGGGAAAAGATCGTTTCGAATCTTTTGCCCACGACCCGCAGCGTCCCGATTCCCTGAGCGGCAATTACATCTCCACGTTGACGGCCCTCGACGATGGCCGGCTGCTGGTGGGAACCCGCTCCAGTGGACTCAACCTGTGCCGCACCAATCCCTGGCACTGTCGCCGCTTCGGTCGCGCCGAAGGGCTCGGGCAACACAATGTCACCGCGCTGCACCGCGGCGCACGCGGTGCTATCTGGGTGGGTACCGATGGTGGCGGCCTGCACCAACTGGCTGCCGACGGCGACCGGCTGCAACTGGTTCAGCGCTGGACCCAGCGGGATGGGCTGTTGAGTGACAGCATCATGGGCATCGTCGAGGACGATGACGGTTCGCTGTGGTTGAGTACGCGCCAGGGGCTGTCGCGCCTGCAGCCGCGCTCGGGGGCAGTGGTCAATCACGTAGCGGAAAGCGGCCTGCCCGTCACCCATTTCAATTCGCGCACGGCGACGCGCGATCGCCAGTTTCTGTATTTTGGCGGACTTGGTGGCCTGGTGCGCATTCCCGCAGGTACGCCGATGTCCCCGCGCGCGCCCAGTCCGGTACGCCTGGTGGATCTGTCCCGCGCAGCGCGCGGCGATGCGATCAGCACCCGTTCGGCGGCGGCACTGCAGAGTGTGCGCAGCAACTGGGGCGAGATGCTGTCCTTTACGTTTGCCGCGCTGGATTTTGCCCAGGGGCGGCACGAGTACCAGTATCGCCTCGCCGCCGACGAGGCGTGGCGCCCACTGGGCAGCCGCCGCGAACTCACGCTGCTGGAGCTGTCGCCGGGCCACCACCAGTTGAGTGTGCGCGGTCGCGACGTGTTTGGCAGATGGGGCCAGTCACCGCCGCTGGCGCTGGAGGTGGTCCCGCCCTGGTGGATGACAAACTGGTTTCGCAGTGGCGCGGTGCTACTGCTGTTACTGCTGGGCGGCGCGCTGCACCACTATCGCCTGCGCGGGCTGCGGCGGCGCAATGCGCAGCTGGAAGAGCTGCGCCGGCAGAAAGAAGCGGCGTTGCAACAGGCCGAAGAGAGCCGTGAAGACCTGGCAGATGCGCACGCGGGCCTGCGCCACCTGACCGCACGGCTGCATTCCGCCCGGGAAGACCAGCGTCAGCAAATTGCGCGGGAGTTGCACGACGAGCTGGGTCAGACGCTGACCGCGGCCAAGATCAACCTGCAGCGGGTCGCCCGCGCGGCCAACGACACCGGCGAGCAGGGGCGGCTGCGGGAATCGGTGACGATGCTCGATAGCATGATCCGCCAGGTGCGCAATATCTCCCTGAGTCTGCGGCCCCCGCTGCTGGATGACGCGGGGCTGGTCGAGGCGCTGAAGGTGTTTCTGCGTTCGCTGGGAGACCGCGCGGCTGTCGACATCGACTTCCATGCGGACAGTGACTTCGACGATGTGACCCGCGATATTCGCACGGTGGCGTTTCGCCTCGTGCAGGAAGCGGTCAACAATGTGTTGCGCCACGCCGGGGCGTCGCAGATCACTGTGACACTGCGGCGCCTCGATAACGCGCTGCAGTTGTTGATCGAAGACGATGGCTGCGGCTTCGAACCCGCCGACGTCTGGCAGCGGGTCAAGCGTGGCGAGCACCTCGGCCTGCTGGGGATGCAGGAGCGGGTACACGGTTTCGGCGGTACCCTGGCGCTCGATGCGTCTCCCGGTAGCGGCAGCCGCATTACGGCAGTGATTCCTCTATGA